A genomic segment from Mustela lutreola isolate mMusLut2 chromosome 15, mMusLut2.pri, whole genome shotgun sequence encodes:
- the LOC131815710 gene encoding olfactory receptor-like protein DTMT, which translates to MTRKNQTVISEFVLLGLPIDPDQQDLFYALFLAMYITTVLGNLIIIILICLDSHLHTPMYLFLSNLSFSDICFSSVTIPKLLQTMQGQVSSIPYAGCLTQMYFFLFFADLESFLLVAMAYDRYVAICFPLHYTSLMSPKLCLSLVVLSWVLTMFHAMLHTLLMARLWFCAENKVPHFFCDMSALLKLACSDTRVNELVIFVMGGLILVIPFLLIIMSYARIVSSILKVPSARVIHKAFSTCGSHLSVVSLFYGTVIGLYLCPSTNNSTVKETVMAMMYTVVTPMLNPFIYSLRNRDMKGALGRVLFKKKITLPV; encoded by the coding sequence ATGACAAGAAAGAATCAAACTGTCATCTCAGAATTTGTCCTCCTGGGCCTGCCCATTGATCCAGATCAGCAAGACTTGTTCTATGCCCTGTTCCTGGCCATGTATATTACCACTGTCCTAGGGAAtcttatcatcatcatcctcatttgCCTGGACTCCCACCTCCACACGCCCATGTATTTGTTTCTCAgcaatttgtctttctctgatatctgcttctcttctgtGACCATTCCCAAGTTGTTACAAACCATGCAGGGCCAAGTCTCCTCCATTCCCTATGCTGGCTGCTTGACCCAGATGTACTTCTTCCTGTTTTTTGCAGATCTAGAGAGCTTCCTTCTGGTGgccatggcctatgaccgctatgtggccatctgcttCCCCCTGCACTACACCAGCCTTATGAGCCCCAAGCTCTGTCTCTCCCTGGTGGTGCTTTCCTGGGTGCTGACCATGTTCCATGCTATGTTACACACTCTGCTCATGGCCAGATTGTGGTTTTGTGCAGAAAACAAAGTCCCCCACTTTTTTTGTGATATGTCTGCTCTGCTGAAGCTGGCCTGCTCTGACACTCGAGTTAATGAATTGGTGATATTTGTCATGGGAGGGCTCATTCTTGTCATCCCATTCCTGCTCATTATCATGTCTTATGCACGGATTGTGTCCTCCATCCTCAAGGTCCCTTCTGCTAGGGTTATTCACAAAGCCTTCTCCACCTGTGGCTCCCACCTCTCTGTGGTATCTCTCTTCTATGGGACAGTTATTGGTCTCTACTTGTGCCCATCAACTAATAATTCTACTGTTAAGGAGACTGTCATGGCCATGATGTACACTGTGGTCACCCCCATGCTGAACCCCTTCATCTACAGCCTAAGGAACAGAGACATGAAGGGGGCCCTGGGAAGAgttcttttcaagaaaaaaattaccttgCCTGTATAA